In Dryobates pubescens isolate bDryPub1 chromosome 26, bDryPub1.pri, whole genome shotgun sequence, a single window of DNA contains:
- the CDK5RAP1 gene encoding mitochondrial tRNA methylthiotransferase CDK5RAP1 encodes MLPCGRALRAAGLLRPAGAAGHRPWASRPASRGPGEPQGGRGAALPAGPDLRHFLRGVPAGGPQPEPQPGSYPGAGKVYLETYGCQMNVNDTEIAWTILQRSGYTRTKELEEADVVLLVTCSVREKAEQAIWNRLQHLKALKVRRQQRRSALRIGILGCMAERLKEEILQKEKLVDVVAGPDAYRDLPRLLALAEAGHQAANVLLSLDETYADVLPVQTTAGGITAFVSIMRGCDNFCSYCVVPFTRGRERSRPLASILQEVRMLSEQGVKEVTLLGQNVNSYRDLSEVQFQAAAAAGPSPGSGPSPGSGLSRGFGAARRGRAGGLRFAQLLDQVSRVDPGLRIRFTSPHPKDFPDEVLQLIQERHNICKQLHLPAQSGSSRVLEAMRRGYTREAYLELVQHVRESIPGVSLSSDFITGFCGETEDDHQQTLSLLRAVGYNIGFLFAYSMRKKTQAFHRLQDDVPAAVKRRRLQELITVFREEAARANQAMVGQAQLVLVEGPSKRSASELCGRNDGNLKVIFPAAQGEEDAGSRAPFRPQPGDYVLVKVTSASSQTLRGVLLGPASLSHSAACP; translated from the exons ATGCTGCCCTGCGGACGAGCGCTGCGGGCCGCGGGGCTCCTCCGCCCGGCCGGCGCCGCCGGGCACCGCCCCTGGGCCTCTCGCCCAGCGAGCCGCGGCCCGGGCGAGCCGCAGGGGGGCCGCGGGGCGGCGCTGCCCGCGGGGCCGGACCTGCGCCACTTCCTCAGAGGGGTCCCTGCCGGGGGGCCGCAGCCCGAGCCGCAGCCGGGCTCTTACCCCGGGGCCGGGAAAG TGTACCTGGAGACCTATGGCTGCCAGATGAACGTCAATGACACAGAGATTGCCTGGACCATCCTGCAGAGGAGTGGCTACACCAGAacaaaggagctggaggag GCTGATGTGGTTCTCCTGGTCACCTGCTCTGTGAG ggagaaggcagagcaggcCATCTGGAAccgcctgcagcacctcaaggCGCTGAAGGTTcggcggcagcagcggcgcTCGGCCCTGCGCATCGGCATCCTGG GGTGCATGgctgagaggctgaaggaggagatcctgcagaaggagaagctgGTGGACGTGGTGGCAGGGCCTGACGCCTACCGTGACCTGCCCcggctgctggccctggcagaggctggccaCCAGGCTGCCAACGTCCTGCTCTCCCTGGATGAGACCTATGCAGATGTCCTGCCTGTGCAGACCACTGCAGGTGGCATCACAGCCTTTGT GTCGATCATGAGAGGCTGTGACAACTTCTGCAGCTACTGCGTTGTGCCCTTCACCCGCGGGCGCGAGCGCAGCCGGCCCCTGGCCTCCATCCTGCAGGAGGTCAGGATGCTCTCAGAGCAG GGGGTGaaggaggtgaccctgctgggTCAGAACGTCAACAGCTACCGGGACCTGTCGGAGGTGCAGTTCCAGGCAGCGGCCGCCGCGGGGCCGAGCCCTGGCTCGGGGCCGAGCCCTGGCTCGGGGCTGAGCCGCGGCTTCGGCGCCGCCCgcaggggccgggccgggggccTGCGCTTCGCGCAGCTCCTGGACCAGGTCTCCAGGGTGGACCCCGGCCTCAGGATCCGCttcacctccccccaccccaaggaCTTCCCTGATGAG GTCCTGCAGCTCATCCAGGAGCGCCACAACATCTGCAAGCAGcttcacctccctgcccagagcggcagcagcagggtgctggaggccatgCGCCGGGG GTACACCAGAGAAGCCTACCTGGAGCTGGTGCAGCACGTGAGGGAGTCCATTCCAG GGGTGAGCCTCAGCAGTGATTTCATCACTGGCTTCTGTGGGGAGACAGAGGATGATCACCAGCAgaccctgtccctgctgagggcagttGGCTACAACATTGGCTTCCTGTTTGCCTACAGCATGAGGAAG AAGACCCAAGCCTTCCACCGGCTGCAGGATGATGTCCCCGCGGCCGTCAAGCGGCGGCGCCTGCAGGAGCTCATCACAGTCTTCAGagaggaggctgccagggcaaACCAGGCCATGGtgggccaggctcagctggtgctggtggagggg cccagcaagcGCTCTGCCTCCGAGCTGTGTGGGAGGAACGATGGCAACCTCAAGGTCatcttccctgctgcccagggggaggaggatgcaggctccagggctcccttcagaccccagcctggggaCTATGTGCTGGTGAAG gtgacctctgccagctctcagacCCTCAGGGGAGTCCTGCTGGGTCCTGCCAGCCTCTCCCACTCTGCTGCTTGTCCTTGa
- the LOC104301456 gene encoding bactericidal permeability-increasing protein has product MGAQKLAVACRVLALCLATIGATNPGFVVRITQAGLDYAHQHGIRILEEELGQLKLQDISGDFRVLRVGKVRYELSRLQLRSFHLPHSYISLVPSVGLQVSISNAFADLSGNWRVKIYFIRDHGSFDLKVENVYIKIDLQLGSDPLGKPTIDTSACSTRISKVHVRFSGRLGWLYNLFHGAVESRFRKILESQVCELVARSVHRELQPYLRTLPVTAKIDARAGIDYSLVAPPAATARSLDVDLKGEFFSLAHRSAVPFSPLPLALPPDHSHMVYFGVSSYFFNTAAFAYHAAGALVFNVTEAVIPKGVSLNTTTFSAFIPQLERMYPNAPMTFRLSAPSAPFLSIEPQGLSLRPVVDVQAYAVLPSSEPVPLFLLSLTGNVSAVVDVRSGHIVGSLKVGRIKFTLKQSNVGTFQVRQLQSLVNTIASSILIPQLNERLNEGFPLPLPDRIQLSKILVRFHQNFLLLGADVAYQPRERR; this is encoded by the exons ATGGGAGCGCAGAAGCTGGCGGTGGCTTGCAGGGTGCTGGCTTTGTGCCTGGCCACCATCGGGGCCACCAACCCTGGCTTCGTGGTGAGGATCACCCAGGCTGGCTTGGACTATG CCCATCAGCACGGGATCAGGAtcctggaggaggagctgggccagctgaagctgcaggaCATCTCAGGTGACTTTCGGGTCCTACGCGTGGGGAAGGTTCGCTACGAGCTCTCCAG GCTGCAGCTCCGCAGCTTCCACCTGCCACACTCCTACATCTCCCTGGTGCCCAGCGTGGGCCTGCAGGTCTCCATCTCCAATGCCTTTGCCGACCTGAGTGGGAACTGGAGAGTGAAGATCTACTTCAT cagggaccaTGGCTCCTTTGACCTGAAGGTGGAGAATGTCTACATCAAAATcgacctgcagctgggcagtgaCCCCCTGGGGAAGCCTACCATAgacacctctgcctgcagcactcgCATCTCCAAAGTCCATGTCCGCTTCTCGGGCAGGCTTGG GTGGCTTTACAACCTCTTCCATGGTGCTGTGGAGTCCAGGTTCAGGAAGATCTTGGAAAGCCAG GTCTGTGAGCTCGTGGCCAGGTCTGTGCACAGGGAGCTCCAACCTTACCTCCGGACCCTGCCAG TCACAGCCAAGATCGATGCCAGGGCTGGGATCGATTACTCCTTGGTGGCACCACCGGCTGCCACTGCCCGCTCCCTGGATGTGGACCTGAAG gGCGAGTTCTTCTCCCTGGCACACCGCTCTGctgtccccttctcccccctgccGCTGGCCTTGCCCCCAGACCACAGCCACATGGTTTACTTCGGAGTCTCCAGCTACTTCTTCAACACCGCTGCCTTCGCCTACCACGCAGCCGGGGCGCTGGTCTTCAACGTCACGGAGGCTGTG ATCCCGAAGGGTGTCTCCCTGAACACCACCACCTTCTCAGCCTTCATTCCCCAG ctggagaggatgTACCCCAACGCCCCAATGACATTCAGGCTGtcagccccctctgcccccttcctGAGCATTGAGCCACAGGGGCTCTCCCTGCGGCCCGTGGTGGACGTCCAGGCTTACGCCGTCCTGCCCAGCTCCGAGCCggttcccctcttcctcctcagcctg ACAGGGAACGTGTCAGCTGTCGTCGACGTGAGGTCCGGCCACATAGTTGGGAGCCTGAAGGTGGGCAG GATAAAGTTCACCCTGAAGCAGTCAAACGTTGGCACTTTCCAG GTGCGGCAGCTGCAGTCCCTAGTGAACACCATTGCTTCCTCCATCCTCATCCCGCAGCTTAACG AGAGGTTAAATGAGGGATTCCCTCTGCCGCTGCCGGACAGGATTCAGCTCTCCAAGATCCTTGTCAGGTTTCACCAG aatttcctgctgctgggagcagacgTCGCCTACCAGCCCCGGGAGCGAAGATAA